Within Malus domestica chromosome 04, GDT2T_hap1, the genomic segment AACCCACAATTCCACTTAGCCATAGACAACCTGCAAGCGTTATGGAAAGGAAAatcaaatttgtcaaaaccaGAACCACAATCTCAATAAATTACattggaaatttggaattaAAGCCAAAGGACAGATTTTTTTTCACCAATATCATACAGACGGATGCCGAAAtcgatcaaaatttgaaaacccaGATCATAAAGCTGGAACCcgaatcaaataattcaattaaGAACACGTATTTAATCCCTAAATGCGATTAAgccaaagaaaatacaaaaacatcTTGCGTTTTCCAATAAAAATCGAAGAACAAAAGAGCAGGGAAATTTACCAACAGATCGAAGCTTGTGCTCGACAACCCATTCCCTGAGAGAATCGACCTTGCTCTTGGATTCCGACATTATTGAGAGATATTTacgtcttcttcttttcttttgcaaAGAGAGAATGATTGAAGCGGGTTTTGAAGTTGCGGTCTTGTGGTGGCGGCTTTTGGTTTACGAGGACGCGGAAATAAAACCGAATTTGTGTGCCTGCGAATCGGTGGGCGAGGTCTGCGGTATTACACATGTCCCATATTTTTCATATGTTTCCTTTCCTAGGCTGATTTTTCAGCATCATGTGTTACTGTATAAATAGTAAGATTagtgttttaaaaaattaataacttaaaaaataaaattttacacaACTTAAATAAAAACACTGTAATATACTATTCATATTTCTGTCATAATGAAATTTATTTTCCTATCCTAAGGTCAACTTCTTGTCTTTTTAGTAAATACCGCTGTAAAtattatagaaaaataaaaatttggagaagagaaaaagaaaatgtaaacGATTTTGGTCGTCAAGCTTTTTATGACGacctttaaataattatttgtcGTTAAGAAGACTAtttatagaaataaaaatttataaaaaaatataaataattttggTCATTAAACTTTTAAGGGACgacttttaaataattttttgtcgTTAAGGAGACTATTTATAGATTTAGCGACTATTGCTGAATTCCGTCACTTTCTAATAGATTTAGCGACTATTTATAGATTTAGCAACGAGGATGCAACGAGCATCCGGATTCTTCCAGAAGCTCTCAAAACTCTCCAGTCTTCAGAAAACTCCCAACTCTATCAGACCATAACTGACCCataatccccccccccccccggcaaTCTCTGAATTAAAGGTaaataaacctttttttttttatgaacagattaaagtttggatttttatttttatggttaTGTAATTCTGATTTTTTTCAGGGGAGAAAAAATGAGCCGGCGATCGAGTCGCACTATCTACGTGGGCAATCTGCCTGGAGATATTCGTATGAGAGAAGTTGAAGATTTGTTTCTCAAGGTCGcattttttttcacaattttaattgaaattcaTAATTATTTTCTGATGAGTGTTTAGTTTTTGATATAtttatgtgtgaaaataaaaTTCTTATTTCTATCCATTTTGTTTCCGAATAAGATGAACAATTTGTTAGGTTTAACGATATATTtaatgttaatttatttttatgtatccATCTTGATTTTCGGTAGAAATTTTTTGGGCTTCGCCTAATTCAGTTAtatacggtctagtggtattctgtCTTAGGTTTGCCAAAGACGAACTTGAAccgcattattgctagcccattgtgagacttagtcTACTCCCCAACCTCCTtattatagataatatcgtttgttaaaaaaaaaaaaaaaaagtcagttcttaattttttatgcTTGCCCTAATTGAAATGTTAACTGCAAATTCTTTAGTTTGTATCTACCTTTAATAGTTCTATGTAAATTGCAGTATGGGCCAATTGTTGACATTGATCTCAAAATCCCTCCGAGACCGCCAGGTTATGCTTTTGTTGAagtaagtttaaatttcatttgCATCTACgagtttatttttttgtttgaaaagttGCTTGATATTTGTGTAAAGCTTTCAAATTCGATGCTTAATTGCAGTTTGAAGATCCTCGTGATGCTGATGATGCAATTTACGGCCGGGATGGGTATGACTTTGATGGGGTTCGTTTACGGGTTAGTCAATACTTTCTTCGATTGCATCTTCTATCTACCATTTCTACTTAGTGCATATTACTTTATTCTCTCTTTGTGTTAATATTTTTATCTGGCCTTATAGGTTGAACTAGCGCATGGTGGCCGACACTCCTCATCAGATCGCTACAGAAGTTACAGTCGTAGTAGCAGTAGCCGTGGTGTTTCCCGGCGCTCTGACTATCGTGGTATGTAGCgagttaaaataatttttgctgCATCTTTTTGGAGTTGAATTCATTGGACTTATTATTTTCACTCCCATGTGCAGTACTGGTCACTGGATTGCCTCCTTCTGTTTCGTGGCAGGATCTGAAAGTAAGAACCTACATTTATTCTGTAAATGTGTGCTCTTCACGTACATATGATTTCTGGTATTGCATTAAATATTATAAGACTAGATGCTTGAAATATTTTTATCATATGATTGTTAACTATagttatttgtatttgatgatcaGGATCACATGCTTCGAGCTGGCGATGTCTGTTTTTCACAAGTGTTCCGTGACCGTGGTGGTGAGTTGATTAAGTTCTTGTGTCCTTTTCTTTTCCAGATTCATCGGCTCGGAACATGtacttttttccttttatgtacttttattttgttgaaattgTATGATCGTTGTGTTTATTAGATTTTGAA encodes:
- the LOC103433907 gene encoding serine/arginine-rich splicing factor SR30-like isoform X2; the protein is MSRRSSRTIYVGNLPGDIRMREVEDLFLKYGPIVDIDLKIPPRPPGYAFVEFEDPRDADDAIYGRDGYDFDGVRLRVELAHGGRHSSSDRYRSYSRSSSSRGVSRRSDYRVLVTGLPPSVSWQDLKDHMLRAGDVCFSQVFRDRGGELIKFLCPFLFQIHRLGTCTFFLLCTFILLKLYDRCVY
- the LOC103433907 gene encoding serine/arginine-rich splicing factor SR30-like isoform X1; this translates as MSRRSSRTIYVGNLPGDIRMREVEDLFLKYGPIVDIDLKIPPRPPGYAFVEFEDPRDADDAIYGRDGYDFDGVRLRVELAHGGRHSSSDRYRSYSRSSSSRGVSRRSDYRVLVTGLPPSVSWQDLKDHMLRAGDVCFSQVFRDRGDLAVAEIWGLYLRNLMWCSCLQILVEFSVLKMDCCRTHAIATKNRKSALGKHRAQNFYVH
- the LOC103433907 gene encoding serine/arginine-rich splicing factor SR30-like isoform X3; translation: MSRRSSRTIYVGNLPGDIRMREVEDLFLKYGPIVDIDLKIPPRPPGYAFVEFEDPRDADDAIYGRDGYDFDGVRLRVELAHGGRHSSSDRYRSYSRSSSSRGVSRRSDYRVLVTGLPPSVSWQDLKDHMLRAGDVCFSQVFRDRGDLGQDLGLRTLLLVPGL